A genomic window from Polaribacter gangjinensis includes:
- a CDS encoding FAD:protein FMN transferase → MKNKFTSSLIILLSIFLSCNDDLQKKDFVLQGEVFGTTYKITYLNASKDYQKSLDSLFYDFNQSLSTYIPTSDISKINDGNTAVEVDNYFVEVFEKSKKIHQQTDGFFDPTVGNLVNAYGFGPEKGKLNPSDSLISELMKTVGFEKVSLKNKKIYKETPNIYLDFNSIAKGFAIDIVARFFDSKNIDSYLIEIGGEIRTKGFKKDQKPWAIQIVNPSNVEEENGFTILKLSNISMATSGNYRKFRITNDGKKYVHTINPKTGLATESNLLSASVFTKTDCADADAYATAFMAMGFEKSKQFLEKNLDIKAILIYTDAFNKIQVFDNFTEN, encoded by the coding sequence ATGAAAAATAAATTTACAAGCTCATTAATTATCTTATTATCAATTTTTTTAAGTTGTAATGATGATCTTCAAAAAAAAGACTTCGTTTTGCAAGGTGAGGTTTTTGGCACAACTTATAAAATCACCTATTTAAATGCATCAAAAGACTATCAAAAATCACTTGATAGTTTATTTTACGATTTTAATCAATCATTGTCAACCTATATTCCAACGTCTGATATAAGTAAAATTAATGATGGAAATACAGCTGTAGAAGTAGACAATTATTTTGTAGAGGTTTTTGAAAAGTCAAAAAAAATTCATCAACAAACTGATGGTTTTTTTGACCCTACTGTTGGAAACTTAGTCAATGCTTACGGATTTGGGCCTGAAAAAGGAAAATTAAATCCTTCTGATTCATTAATAAGTGAATTAATGAAAACAGTCGGTTTTGAAAAAGTTTCTCTTAAAAACAAAAAAATTTACAAAGAAACACCTAATATCTATTTAGACTTTAACTCAATTGCCAAAGGTTTTGCCATAGACATTGTTGCACGTTTTTTCGATTCAAAAAATATCGATAGTTATTTAATTGAAATTGGTGGTGAAATTAGAACAAAAGGCTTTAAAAAAGATCAAAAACCTTGGGCAATTCAAATTGTAAATCCTTCAAATGTTGAGGAGGAAAATGGTTTTACAATTTTAAAACTTTCTAATATTTCAATGGCAACTTCTGGAAACTACAGAAAATTTAGAATAACCAATGATGGAAAAAAATACGTACATACCATCAATCCAAAAACAGGTTTAGCCACAGAAAGTAATTTGTTAAGTGCCTCTGTTTTCACCAAAACAGATTGCGCAGATGCAGATGCGTACGCAACTGCTTTTATGGCTATGGGTTTTGAAAAATCTAAACAATTTTTAGAAAAAAATCTGGATATTAAAGCGATTCTTATTTACACAGACGCATTT
- a CDS encoding OmpA/MotB family protein, with protein MKKIIIVFVTAILISSCVSKKEFVELQAKHDKAQTELVDVKANLQKCLIEKEKEDSKVFALTEQVKYLQEDKKTALKQVENLTVLTQSSSDNIKNVISQLSEKDKYINGIRKAMTAKDSLNLAIKYHLTKNLTDGIQDKDIEVNVEKTVVMISISDKFLFKSGSYNISDNAYTVLEKIAKVINDQPKMEVMIEGHTDSTPIKKDLIQDNWDLSVLRATSITRILQTKYSVKPERLIAAGRSQYVPLAANDTAENKAKNRRTKIIIMPKLDQFFSLLEQDGK; from the coding sequence ATGAAAAAAATCATAATCGTTTTCGTAACTGCAATTCTAATTAGCTCTTGTGTTTCTAAAAAAGAATTTGTTGAATTGCAAGCAAAACACGACAAAGCTCAAACAGAATTAGTAGATGTAAAAGCAAACCTTCAAAAGTGTTTGATTGAAAAAGAAAAAGAAGATTCTAAAGTTTTTGCTTTGACTGAACAAGTAAAATACTTACAAGAAGACAAAAAAACAGCTTTAAAACAAGTTGAAAACTTAACAGTTTTAACGCAATCATCTTCTGATAACATTAAAAATGTTATTTCTCAATTGAGTGAAAAAGACAAGTATATCAATGGAATCAGAAAAGCAATGACTGCTAAAGATTCATTGAATTTGGCAATCAAATATCATTTAACTAAAAATTTAACTGACGGAATTCAAGACAAAGACATTGAAGTAAATGTTGAAAAAACAGTTGTTATGATTTCTATTTCTGATAAATTTTTATTTAAAAGTGGAAGCTACAATATTTCAGACAATGCTTACACTGTGTTAGAAAAAATTGCAAAAGTAATCAACGACCAACCTAAAATGGAGGTAATGATTGAAGGTCATACAGATTCAACTCCAATCAAAAAAGATTTGATTCAAGATAATTGGGATTTATCTGTATTGAGAGCAACATCAATCACTAGAATTTTGCAAACAAAATACAGCGTAAAACCTGAAAGATTAATTGCAGCTGGAAGAAGTCAATATGTACCTTTAGCAGCAAATGATACTGCTGAAAACAAAGCAAAAAACAGAAGAACAAAAATTATCATCATGCCTAAACTAGATCAGTTTTTTAGTTTATTAGAGCAAGATGGAAAATAA
- a CDS encoding Na(+)-translocating NADH-quinone reductase subunit F → MQILTKQELHNLAMNIVGEKLVAMGYEFQAINSQLKRHPQFVLFKKGEPTIFVLVKATNNLQNPNEYDAIWMETFVSHAKLQNAKVWFAGVGIANAESVENPVFKDQPYYVAFDDFVKIL, encoded by the coding sequence ATGCAAATTTTAACCAAGCAAGAATTGCACAATTTGGCCATGAATATCGTAGGTGAAAAGTTGGTTGCTATGGGATATGAGTTTCAAGCAATTAATAGTCAGTTAAAAAGACATCCTCAATTTGTATTGTTTAAAAAAGGAGAACCTACCATTTTTGTATTGGTAAAAGCTACCAATAATCTACAAAATCCAAATGAGTATGATGCCATTTGGATGGAGACTTTTGTTTCGCATGCCAAACTGCAAAATGCCAAAGTTTGGTTTGCAGGTGTAGGAATAGCTAATGCTGAAAGTGTTGAAAATCCTGTTTTTAAAGACCAACCTTACTACGTAGCTTTTGATGATTTTGTGAAGATTTTGTAG
- a CDS encoding DEAD/DEAH box helicase, whose product MTFADLDLSNQLQYAIDDLKFEKPTPIQQEAFPVIRSGKDVVGVAQTGTGKTFAYMLPILRDLPFLKTQHPRVLVLVPTRELVLQVVEDIEKLSKYLNIRVLGVYGGVNINTQKQGIAQGQDIIVATPGRLYDLALSNVLKLKTIQKLVIDEVDVMLDLGFRFQLMNIFDLLPEKRQNILFSATMTEEVAFLIEDFFKNPEKISIAVSGTPLENISQIAYDVPNFFTKVNLLLHLLKDKTTFKKVLIFVGYKRTADLLFKHLEPVFGDESCIIHSNKTQNYRIRSIKQFDEGFNRILLATDVMARGLDFDNVSHVINFDTPDFPENYMHRIGRTGRAEKLGNAILLSTAKEQKFKEAIEALMDYKIPLNKLPEEVKISELLTEDERPNQEHLQSKNRVTAEFKSGDAFHEKSEKNKKVNLGGSYRREIAKKYKKPKTRGDKNYNKRNKKK is encoded by the coding sequence ATGACTTTTGCAGATTTAGACCTTTCAAATCAGCTTCAATATGCCATTGATGACTTAAAGTTTGAAAAACCAACACCCATTCAGCAAGAAGCTTTTCCGGTAATTCGTTCAGGAAAAGATGTTGTTGGAGTTGCCCAAACTGGAACAGGAAAAACGTTTGCTTACATGTTACCAATTTTAAGAGATTTGCCTTTTTTAAAGACGCAACATCCAAGAGTTTTAGTGTTAGTTCCTACTCGTGAATTGGTTTTGCAAGTTGTTGAAGATATTGAAAAATTATCTAAATATCTCAATATTCGCGTTTTAGGGGTTTATGGTGGTGTAAATATCAATACGCAAAAACAAGGAATTGCTCAGGGGCAAGATATCATTGTGGCAACTCCAGGACGTTTGTACGACTTGGCTTTAAGCAACGTTTTAAAGTTGAAAACAATTCAAAAATTGGTGATTGATGAAGTTGATGTAATGTTGGATTTGGGTTTTCGTTTTCAACTGATGAATATTTTTGATTTGCTGCCAGAAAAAAGACAAAATATCCTATTTTCTGCTACTATGACTGAAGAAGTTGCTTTTTTGATTGAAGATTTTTTTAAAAATCCAGAAAAAATATCAATTGCAGTTAGCGGAACTCCACTCGAAAATATTTCGCAAATCGCTTATGATGTTCCTAATTTTTTTACGAAAGTAAATTTGTTACTTCATTTGTTGAAAGACAAAACAACTTTCAAAAAAGTATTGATTTTTGTTGGATATAAACGAACCGCAGATTTGTTGTTTAAACATTTAGAACCTGTTTTTGGTGATGAATCTTGTATCATTCATTCCAATAAAACTCAAAATTATAGAATTCGTTCAATCAAACAATTTGATGAAGGTTTTAATCGAATTTTATTGGCAACTGATGTGATGGCTCGTGGTTTAGATTTTGACAATGTGAGTCATGTTATCAATTTTGATACTCCTGATTTTCCGGAAAATTATATGCATAGAATAGGTAGAACTGGTCGTGCTGAAAAATTAGGAAATGCTATTTTATTATCTACCGCAAAAGAACAAAAATTTAAAGAAGCAATAGAGGCTTTGATGGATTACAAAATTCCATTGAATAAGCTTCCAGAAGAAGTCAAAATATCGGAATTATTAACCGAAGATGAGCGCCCAAATCAAGAGCATTTGCAATCTAAAAACCGAGTTACAGCTGAATTTAAATCAGGTGATGCTTTTCATGAAAAAAGTGAAAAAAATAAGAAGGTAAATTTGGGCGGTTCGTATCGAAGAGAAATTGCAAAAAAATATAAAAAGCCCAAAACAAGAGGGGATAAAAATTACAACAAACGAAATAAGAAAAAATAA
- a CDS encoding TatD family hydrolase, translating into MITDTHTHLYSEQFDDDRKAMMQRAKNAGVSRFFIPAIDSSYSKSMFQLEKDFPDDVFLMMGLHPTHVQENYLEELAHVKKWIDERHFYAIGEIGIDLYWDKSFLKQQQEAFKTQIQWAKEKKWPIVIHCRDAFDEIFEVLESEKSDDLFGIFHCFTGTKQQAEKAISYNMKLGIGGVVTFKNGKIDQFLNEIELKHIVLETDAPYLAPIPYRGKRNESAYITEVVDKLATIYQLSFDEIAKITTQNSKDIFGI; encoded by the coding sequence ATGATCACTGATACGCACACCCATTTATATTCAGAGCAGTTTGATGACGATAGAAAAGCCATGATGCAGCGTGCAAAAAATGCAGGTGTTTCTCGATTTTTTATTCCTGCAATCGATTCTTCGTATTCAAAAAGTATGTTTCAATTGGAAAAAGACTTTCCAGATGATGTTTTTTTGATGATGGGTTTACATCCAACTCATGTTCAAGAAAATTATTTAGAAGAATTAGCACACGTAAAAAAATGGATTGATGAACGACATTTTTACGCAATTGGCGAAATTGGAATTGATTTGTATTGGGATAAAAGTTTTTTAAAGCAGCAACAAGAGGCTTTTAAAACGCAAATTCAGTGGGCAAAAGAAAAAAAATGGCCAATTGTAATTCACTGCAGAGATGCTTTTGATGAAATTTTTGAAGTGTTAGAAAGTGAAAAAAGCGATGATTTATTCGGGATTTTTCACTGCTTTACAGGCACAAAACAACAAGCTGAAAAAGCAATTTCTTACAATATGAAACTCGGAATTGGTGGAGTTGTGACTTTTAAAAACGGAAAAATTGATCAGTTTTTGAATGAAATTGAACTCAAACACATTGTTTTAGAAACAGATGCTCCTTATTTAGCACCAATTCCTTACAGAGGAAAAAGAAACGAAAGTGCTTATATCACTGAAGTTGTTGATAAATTAGCTACTATTTACCAACTTTCTTTTGATGAAATTGCCAAAATAACCACCCAAAATTCAAAAGATATTTTCGGAATTTAA
- a CDS encoding methylated-DNA--[protein]-cysteine S-methyltransferase has protein sequence MTIETAFLETPIGTVKITGDENGIQTISIIDEKVDELKKTPECLQDCVNQLTEYFGGKRASFNLTINPKGTAFQIKVWKSLLQIPYGKTTSYLEQSSLLGDKKAIRAVASANGKNPILIVIPCHRVLGSDGSLTGFSAGLWRKKWLLAHENPVKQESLF, from the coding sequence ATGACAATAGAAACTGCTTTTTTAGAAACTCCTATTGGAACAGTAAAAATTACTGGAGATGAAAACGGCATTCAAACTATTTCAATAATTGATGAAAAAGTGGATGAATTAAAAAAAACTCCTGAATGTTTGCAAGATTGTGTAAATCAATTAACCGAATATTTTGGAGGAAAAAGAGCTAGTTTTAATTTAACAATCAATCCAAAAGGAACTGCTTTTCAAATCAAAGTTTGGAAATCTTTGCTACAAATTCCTTACGGAAAAACAACTTCATATCTAGAACAAAGTTCTCTTTTAGGAGATAAAAAAGCCATTAGGGCTGTTGCATCAGCAAATGGGAAAAATCCGATTTTAATTGTAATTCCTTGTCACAGAGTTTTAGGTTCAGATGGTTCATTAACAGGTTTTTCAGCAGGACTTTGGCGTAAAAAATGGTTGTTAGCGCATGAAAATCCTGTAAAACAAGAATCGCTTTTTTAA
- a CDS encoding CusA/CzcA family heavy metal efflux RND transporter — MLENIIKFSLKNKLITFLFTAFIIGFGFFSLMRIPIGAVPDITNNQVQVITTSRNLSTQDVEQFITYPVELEMANLPGVEEIRSVSKFGLSVVTIIFTDEIGTYLPRQLIAEKIKTASEKIPQGFGTPEMGPITTGLGEIYQYILDVKPEFKDRYSVTDLRTIQDWIVRRQLSGIPGVVEVNTWGGYLKQYEVAINPKKLVAMNISISEIFTALEKNNSVAGGGYIEKTNETFFIRGEGLVKNFEDIGNIVVKNDGNPIYIKDVAKVGFGSATRFGAITGNGEGEKVLGQIMMLKDGNSKKIIDDVKERVAEVQNSLPEGVYINPFLERSELIGKTTFTVSENLILGSLIVIFVVVLLLGNLRSGLVVASVIPLSLLFAISMMYLFGVDANLMSLGAIDFGIIIDGAVIIVEFIAFRIMRESEKLGLLSKDEKQNEVDKITLKSASKMMNSAIFGQLIILIVFIPILSLSGVEGKMFKPMAMTFSFALVGAMILCLTYVPVVSSLFLKPDKPGKNNVSVRLMKLLNHFYKPSIHWALAHKKIVVSMAILLLATSVFLFSRMGGEFVPTLDEGDFVIQPVLKTGTSLGKTIETTTKIEQILLKNFPEVDQVVSRIGAAEVPTDPMSMEESDVIIKLKPKSEWTSAESKDELASKFKEALAVIPGIEIEFTQPIEMRFNELITGVRADVAVKIFGEDLSILAAKAEEVKSLISKVPGASDIIVEKVEGLPQMSVTYDRSKIARYGLNIADINQLITMGFAGSVVGNVFEGEKRFDLAIRFDNDQRQNLESLQNLYVDTPNGNKIPLSELATIKYTTGPAKISRDDTKRRIVVGINVRDRDLQSVVDDVQKIIDKKLQLPSGYNITYGGQFENLLSAKARLMIAVPIALTLIFLLLYFAFNSIKEALLVYSAIPLSAVGGVFLLWMRDLPFSISAGVGFIALFGIAVLNGIVLIEHFKELKEEGIEDIEERIKKGTKERLRPVVLTAAAAALGFLPMAISTNAGAEVQRPLATVVVGGLVSATVLTLIVLPVLYAWFEEKKVIKMNKKLLLLLIGFFLIPNSNAQTKVTLQETLNLAFKNNSGLKASLSQLDEQKALISSAFEIDKTSVYYSYDENNLAINNFPIRVFGIAQDFKFPTFYFADKKVKKAQASLEEVNYNITKNQLEKAVTMNFYQLSYAKNKAKTYQFLDSLYQDFAKKSERRFQLGETNYLEMITAKSKQKQLQTLYKQALQEVELAKEQLKSVVQIETIDIVDMPLSKVDLQENAINQNLGLEYFSKATNVQNALFKKEQQTLLPDISVEYFQGTNNQLNTFLRGYQIGLKIPLFFGGNASKIKASKLAKNTIFEKEKEYKTTLESNYKALLAKLNQFEEAINYYEAEGKKLKEEIIKTANRNFAEGEIDFFQYIQSLETAKDIELSYLDNLNGYNQTVININHLILNTF; from the coding sequence ATGTTAGAAAATATTATCAAATTCAGTTTAAAAAATAAACTGATTACCTTTCTTTTTACAGCCTTTATTATTGGCTTCGGATTTTTCTCTTTGATGAGAATTCCAATTGGCGCTGTTCCTGACATCACCAACAATCAAGTGCAAGTAATCACTACTTCACGAAATCTTTCCACACAAGATGTGGAACAATTTATTACCTATCCTGTAGAATTGGAAATGGCAAACCTGCCTGGAGTTGAAGAAATTCGTTCTGTTTCAAAATTTGGATTGTCTGTAGTAACCATAATTTTTACTGACGAAATTGGTACGTATTTACCAAGACAATTGATTGCAGAAAAAATAAAAACAGCCTCAGAAAAAATTCCACAAGGTTTTGGAACTCCAGAAATGGGTCCAATCACAACTGGTTTAGGCGAAATTTATCAATATATTTTAGATGTAAAACCCGAATTTAAAGATCGCTATTCAGTTACTGATTTGCGAACGATTCAAGATTGGATTGTACGACGTCAATTATCAGGAATTCCTGGAGTTGTAGAAGTAAATACTTGGGGTGGTTATTTAAAACAATACGAAGTTGCCATCAATCCAAAAAAATTGGTTGCTATGAATATTTCAATTTCTGAGATTTTCACAGCCTTAGAAAAAAACAATAGTGTTGCAGGTGGTGGTTATATTGAAAAAACCAATGAAACTTTTTTTATTAGAGGAGAAGGTTTGGTAAAAAACTTTGAAGATATAGGAAATATCGTTGTAAAAAATGATGGAAATCCTATTTACATAAAGGATGTTGCCAAAGTTGGTTTTGGTAGTGCCACTCGATTTGGAGCCATTACTGGAAATGGTGAGGGTGAAAAAGTTTTGGGTCAAATCATGATGTTGAAAGACGGAAATTCAAAAAAAATTATTGATGATGTCAAAGAACGTGTTGCTGAAGTTCAAAATTCTTTACCTGAAGGAGTGTATATAAATCCGTTTTTAGAGCGCAGTGAATTGATAGGAAAAACCACATTTACCGTTTCTGAAAACCTAATTTTAGGTTCCTTAATTGTAATTTTTGTGGTGGTTTTATTGCTTGGAAATTTACGTTCTGGATTAGTGGTTGCCTCAGTAATTCCATTAAGTTTATTGTTTGCAATTTCAATGATGTATTTGTTTGGGGTTGATGCCAATCTGATGAGTTTAGGCGCAATTGATTTTGGAATTATCATAGATGGAGCAGTTATTATTGTTGAGTTTATTGCCTTTAGAATCATGCGAGAAAGTGAAAAATTAGGGCTTTTATCCAAAGATGAAAAACAAAATGAAGTAGATAAAATCACCCTAAAAAGTGCTTCAAAAATGATGAATTCTGCCATTTTTGGACAACTTATTATTTTGATAGTTTTCATCCCAATTTTATCATTAAGTGGTGTTGAAGGAAAAATGTTTAAACCCATGGCAATGACATTTAGCTTTGCTTTGGTTGGCGCAATGATTTTATGTTTAACGTATGTTCCTGTAGTTTCATCATTATTTTTAAAACCTGATAAACCAGGAAAAAACAATGTTTCTGTTCGTTTGATGAAACTATTGAATCATTTTTACAAACCTTCCATTCATTGGGCTTTAGCACATAAAAAAATAGTGGTTTCTATGGCTATTTTGCTTCTTGCAACAAGTGTTTTCTTATTCAGTAGAATGGGTGGAGAATTTGTACCAACCTTAGATGAGGGAGATTTTGTAATTCAGCCCGTTTTAAAAACTGGAACTTCTTTGGGAAAAACAATCGAAACAACTACTAAAATTGAACAAATTTTATTAAAAAACTTTCCTGAAGTTGATCAAGTTGTAAGTAGAATTGGTGCTGCAGAAGTGCCAACAGATCCAATGTCTATGGAAGAAAGTGATGTAATTATCAAACTGAAACCAAAAAGCGAATGGACAAGTGCCGAAAGTAAAGATGAATTAGCAAGTAAATTTAAAGAGGCTTTGGCTGTAATTCCGGGAATTGAAATCGAATTTACACAACCTATTGAGATGCGTTTTAATGAACTCATAACTGGTGTAAGAGCAGATGTTGCAGTGAAAATTTTTGGAGAAGATTTATCCATTTTAGCTGCAAAAGCTGAGGAAGTTAAAAGTTTAATATCAAAAGTTCCTGGTGCATCAGATATTATTGTTGAAAAAGTAGAAGGATTACCCCAAATGAGCGTTACTTATGATCGAAGTAAAATTGCACGTTATGGATTGAATATTGCTGACATCAATCAACTGATTACAATGGGATTTGCAGGAAGTGTTGTTGGAAATGTTTTTGAAGGTGAAAAACGATTTGATTTGGCTATTCGTTTTGACAATGATCAACGTCAAAACCTAGAAAGTTTGCAAAATTTATATGTTGATACGCCAAATGGCAATAAAATTCCTTTAAGTGAATTGGCAACTATCAAATATACAACTGGTCCTGCAAAAATTTCAAGAGATGATACCAAACGTAGAATTGTTGTGGGAATAAACGTTCGTGACAGAGATTTACAATCTGTGGTTGATGATGTTCAAAAAATCATCGATAAAAAATTGCAATTGCCTTCAGGTTACAACATTACTTATGGAGGACAATTTGAAAATTTACTGAGCGCAAAAGCAAGATTAATGATTGCTGTGCCAATCGCTTTAACTTTAATTTTTTTACTATTATACTTCGCTTTCAACTCTATCAAAGAAGCTTTATTAGTGTATTCTGCCATTCCACTTTCGGCAGTTGGAGGAGTATTTTTATTATGGATGCGTGATTTACCTTTCAGTATTTCTGCGGGAGTTGGTTTTATTGCGCTTTTCGGAATTGCTGTTTTAAACGGAATTGTATTGATAGAACATTTTAAAGAACTCAAAGAAGAAGGTATTGAAGATATTGAAGAGCGCATCAAAAAAGGAACAAAAGAACGACTACGTCCTGTTGTTTTAACAGCTGCTGCTGCAGCTTTAGGATTTTTGCCAATGGCAATTTCAACCAATGCTGGTGCAGAAGTTCAACGTCCTTTAGCCACTGTTGTTGTAGGTGGTTTAGTTTCTGCAACTGTTTTAACATTGATAGTTTTACCAGTTTTATATGCTTGGTTTGAAGAAAAAAAAGTGATAAAAATGAATAAAAAACTGCTTTTACTTTTGATTGGTTTCTTTTTGATTCCAAATTCTAATGCGCAAACTAAAGTAACTTTACAAGAAACGCTCAATTTAGCCTTTAAAAATAATTCGGGTTTAAAAGCTTCACTTTCTCAGCTTGATGAACAAAAGGCATTGATTTCAAGTGCTTTTGAAATTGATAAAACGAGTGTGTATTATAGTTATGATGAAAATAATTTAGCCATCAATAATTTTCCAATTCGTGTTTTTGGAATTGCCCAAGATTTTAAATTTCCAACGTTTTATTTTGCTGATAAAAAGGTAAAAAAAGCCCAAGCAAGTTTAGAAGAAGTGAATTATAACATCACTAAAAATCAGTTGGAGAAAGCAGTTACCATGAATTTTTATCAATTGAGTTATGCTAAAAACAAAGCAAAAACATATCAGTTTTTAGATAGTTTGTATCAAGATTTTGCGAAAAAATCGGAACGTAGATTTCAATTGGGTGAAACCAATTATCTAGAAATGATTACTGCAAAATCGAAACAAAAACAATTGCAAACTTTATATAAACAGGCTTTGCAAGAAGTTGAATTGGCAAAAGAACAGCTGAAAAGCGTAGTTCAAATTGAAACTATTGACATTGTTGACATGCCTTTATCAAAAGTTGATTTGCAAGAAAATGCTATAAATCAAAATCTTGGTTTGGAATATTTTTCAAAAGCAACCAATGTTCAAAATGCGTTGTTTAAAAAAGAACAACAAACGTTGTTGCCTGATATTAGTGTAGAATATTTTCAAGGAACTAATAATCAATTAAATACATTTTTAAGAGGTTATCAAATTGGCTTGAAAATTCCTTTGTTTTTTGGTGGAAATGCCTCCAAAATTAAAGCCTCAAAATTGGCAAAAAATACCATTTTTGAGAAAGAAAAAGAATATAAAACTACTTTAGAAAGTAATTATAAAGCACTTTTAGCAAAACTAAATCAGTTTGAAGAAGCCATCAATTATTACGAAGCAGAAGGAAAAAAGTTAAAAGAAGAAATTATAAAAACTGCAAATAGAAATTTTGCTGAAGGTGAAATCGACTTTTTTCAATACATCCAAAGTTTGGAAACAGCCAAAGATATTGAATTGTCATATTTAGACAATTTAAATGGCTACAACCAAACTGTTATCAACATCAATCATCTTATTTTAAATACATTTTAA
- a CDS encoding efflux RND transporter periplasmic adaptor subunit, whose translation MKNISIFLISLAFVACGKKEIPAESTSENSENSNEITITKQQFDNEKMEIGSIAEHPFLSVVNANGMIDVPPENRASVSTFVSGYVTKIPLLIGDFVKKGQFVAQLTNTEIVDIQQNYLEVASQNRFLKNEFERQKTLFNEQISSEKNYLRAESSYKSNLAIYNGLRKKLEMLHINPTEVEKGNISANINLYAPIDGYITKVMTSTGAYVSSASEILEIVNTNHIHLELNVFEKDILNVKKEQKIKFKVPESSNTYFDASVYLVGTTITENKTVKVHGHIDDEKQQFMAGMFVEASIIFESSIEFGLPISAIHTEENQTFIYVVKSQKNEETVFEKVIVTLGKKDENYVQIINFTDFKGKNILLKGGFML comes from the coding sequence ATGAAAAATATATCTATATTCTTAATTTCATTAGCATTTGTAGCTTGTGGAAAAAAGGAAATTCCAGCAGAAAGCACCTCAGAAAACTCTGAAAATAGCAACGAAATTACCATCACAAAACAACAATTTGACAATGAAAAAATGGAGATTGGTTCGATAGCAGAACATCCATTTTTATCAGTTGTTAATGCCAATGGAATGATTGATGTTCCGCCAGAAAACAGAGCAAGTGTGAGCACTTTTGTGAGTGGTTATGTTACAAAAATTCCATTATTGATTGGAGATTTTGTAAAAAAAGGACAATTTGTTGCTCAATTAACAAATACCGAAATTGTAGATATTCAGCAAAATTATTTAGAAGTTGCCTCACAAAATCGTTTTTTAAAAAATGAATTTGAGCGTCAAAAAACATTATTTAACGAACAAATCTCCTCTGAAAAAAACTATTTAAGAGCCGAAAGTTCGTACAAAAGTAATTTGGCAATTTATAATGGTTTGCGAAAAAAACTAGAAATGTTGCACATCAATCCAACAGAAGTCGAGAAAGGAAACATAAGTGCTAATATCAATTTATATGCACCAATTGATGGTTATATCACAAAAGTAATGACTAGCACAGGGGCTTATGTTTCATCGGCAAGCGAAATTTTGGAGATTGTAAATACCAATCATATTCATTTAGAACTGAATGTTTTTGAAAAAGATATTTTGAATGTGAAAAAAGAACAAAAAATTAAATTCAAAGTTCCTGAATCTTCAAATACTTATTTTGATGCCTCTGTTTATTTGGTTGGAACCACAATTACTGAAAATAAAACAGTAAAAGTTCATGGTCATATTGATGATGAAAAACAACAATTCATGGCAGGAATGTTTGTAGAAGCATCAATTATTTTTGAAAGTTCTATCGAATTTGGATTGCCAATTTCAGCAATTCATACGGAAGAAAATCAAACATTTATTTATGTGGTAAAATCCCAAAAAAATGAAGAAACTGTTTTTGAAAAAGTAATTGTTACTTTAGGAAAAAAGGACGAAAATTATGTACAGATTATCAATTTTACGGATTTTAAAGGAAAAAACATTCTATTAAAAGGCGGATTTATGCTATAA
- a CDS encoding DUF3575 domain-containing protein has protein sequence MKKLFFAFTLCISSLGFSQQEIKLDVADALIIRSLEFSYEKYLSEESSIGVSALFNLSKQDVGFRYNENTMITPYYRHYFTTSADWNFFGEGFVGINSGKKETIKDSGNYDISYTDGALGVAVGMKYIAKGGLVIDVYGGLGRNLFGSDSPVIVPRLGLNVGWRF, from the coding sequence ATGAAAAAATTATTTTTTGCATTTACACTTTGTATCAGTTCTTTAGGATTTTCGCAACAAGAAATTAAATTGGATGTTGCTGATGCTTTGATTATAAGAAGTTTAGAGTTTTCTTACGAAAAATACTTATCTGAAGAATCGTCTATAGGTGTGTCTGCTTTGTTTAATTTATCCAAACAAGATGTTGGGTTTCGTTATAACGAAAATACTATGATCACTCCTTATTATCGCCATTATTTTACTACTAGTGCTGATTGGAATTTCTTCGGAGAAGGTTTTGTGGGAATAAATTCTGGGAAAAAAGAAACAATAAAAGATTCTGGAAATTATGACATTTCTTATACTGATGGTGCACTAGGAGTTGCAGTTGGAATGAAATACATTGCAAAAGGTGGTTTAGTGATTGATGTTTATGGAGGTTTGGGACGTAATTTATTTGGTTCAGATTCTCCTGTAATTGTCCCAAGATTAGGCTTAAATGTTGGATGGAGATTTTAA